A single window of Pristis pectinata isolate sPriPec2 chromosome 8, sPriPec2.1.pri, whole genome shotgun sequence DNA harbors:
- the LOC127573282 gene encoding QRFP-like peptide receptor: MNSSHKFPYPHFPMVEHLVQNNLSFYMHEDLGNLEDILLTIREPSTIALTVMYIISFVVGFVGNVMSIKVLTSKRNTRISGVSATRSLLINLAICDLMVVCVCMPTTLGYQIYKAWIYGDFMCRAAPFTQAVSVSASVLSITVISVNRYYNVHNPLNARSFFTWRKIFWTIFVVWLLSSGICMPLIFMNKLKEIDPTFGVPFCSEVWSQVKLKQAYNFILFCALYGLPVLFNLVICFLTWRRLWSTSSHFKECDTRNQALPASRLKIRKKIAKMVVALVILFALSWLPFYMVDIWLDFNSEDASKDNETSSEWIMNFRPFAQWLGLTNSSLNPICYCFVGDLYRSAKEIKSKYRRTLISLFNYSLSEGSTRSSIPKLLSYKESCRITTKEFNFIESKERKFKACCSSRGICETSLNTCNPVPKHTVEADKNDTRNNK, from the coding sequence ATGAATTCTTCACATAAATTTCCCTACCCACACTTCCCAATGGTGGAACATCTAGTGCAAAACAATCTTTCGTTCTACATGCACGAAGACCTCGGTAATTTGGAGGATATTCTGTTAACCATCCGAGAGCCCTCCACTATCGCCCTGACGGTAATGTACATTATATCTTTCGTTGTTGGCTTCGTTGGGAACGTTATGTCTATCAAAGTACTGACTAGCAAAAGGAATACCAGGATATCCGGGGTGAGCGCCACTCGCAGCTTGCTGATAAACCTTGCCATCTGCGATCTGATGGTGGTCTGCGTTTGCATGCCCACAACCCTAGGTTACCAGATCTACAAAGCCTGGATTTATGGCGACTTTATGTGCAGAGCGGCACCTTTCACCCAGGCCGTGTCTGTCTCTGCCAGTGTCCTCAGCATCACCGTTATAAGTGTTAACAGGTACTATAATGTCCACAACCCATTAAATGCTAGATCATTCTTCACCTGGAGAAAAATCTTTTGGACCATTTTCGTCGTGTGGTTGCTGTCATCTGGTATCTGCATGCCTCTTATCTTTATGAACAAGTTGAAAGAGATTGACCCCACATTTGGGGTACCCTTTTGCAGTGAAGTTTGGTCCCAAGTCAAGTTGAAACAAGCATACAACTttatcctcttctgtgccctttaTGGTTTGCCTGTGCTATTTAATCTAGTAATTTGCTTTCTTACTTGGCGTAGACTATGGAGCACATCCAGTCACTTCAAAGAATGTGATACCAGGAACCAAGCCCTTCCAGCTTCAAGATTGAAAATCCGCAAAAAGATTGCCAAAATGGTGGTGGCTTTGGTGATTCTGTTCGCCCTTTCATGGTTACCCTTCTATATGGTAGATATCTGGCTAGATTTCAACTCTGAAGATGCTTCAAAGGACAATGAGACATCTTCAGAGTGGATCATGAATTTTCGTCCATTTGCCCAGtggcttggtctcaccaattctTCCCTCAATCCAATTTGCTATTGTTTCGTTGGAGACCTGTACAGATCAGCCaaggaaataaaaagtaaatataGAAGAACACTGATTTCTCTCTTCAATTATTCTTTATCTGAAGGCTCCACAAGGTCATCCATCCCCAAACTACTTTCCTACAAAGAATCTTGTCGGATAACAACAAAAGAATTCAATTTCATTGAGTCTAAGGAGAGGAAGTTTAAGGCCTGTTGTTCATCCCGTGGCATTTGTGAGACATCGTTGAACACATGTAACCCTGTTCCAAAACATACTGTTGAAGCTGACAAAAATGACACAAGGAACAACAAATAG